One Bosea sp. 685 DNA segment encodes these proteins:
- a CDS encoding LysR family transcriptional regulator has protein sequence MKRNELNDLAAFVAVADAGSFTRAAAQLHMSQSALSHAIRQLEERLGIRLLARTTRSVSPTEAGRRLLGTLRPALADITTEISRLSEFRDKPAGTLRITAAKHAAIAVLWPKLRTFMGEYVDVKVELSVDEGLIDIVAGNFDAGVRLGERVDNDMIAVRISPDIRLAVVGSPAYFARHPVPNTPHELSKHDCINYRQKTSGGLYACEFEKDGQELTVRVEGSLVFNDSDLVVQAAIDGRGLAPVFATQVSEHVAAGRLISVLDDWCQPFPGYFLYYPTRRQTPPALAALVDALRYRT, from the coding sequence ATGAAACGAAACGAACTTAACGATCTGGCCGCCTTCGTCGCGGTCGCGGACGCCGGAAGCTTCACGCGGGCGGCAGCTCAGCTCCACATGTCGCAGTCTGCCCTCAGCCACGCCATCCGGCAGCTCGAGGAAAGGCTCGGCATTCGCCTTCTGGCGCGGACCACCCGCAGCGTCTCGCCCACGGAAGCGGGACGACGCTTACTGGGGACGTTGCGGCCGGCGCTCGCCGACATCACCACGGAAATCTCCAGGCTGAGCGAGTTCAGGGACAAGCCGGCAGGAACGCTTCGCATTACTGCCGCCAAGCATGCTGCGATCGCTGTGCTATGGCCGAAATTGCGCACATTCATGGGCGAGTATGTCGACGTCAAAGTCGAACTTTCCGTCGATGAGGGGCTGATCGACATCGTCGCGGGAAATTTCGATGCTGGGGTCCGTCTTGGGGAGCGCGTGGATAACGACATGATCGCTGTTCGGATAAGTCCGGACATACGATTAGCCGTCGTGGGCTCGCCGGCATACTTCGCCCGTCATCCTGTACCGAATACCCCTCATGAATTGAGCAAGCATGACTGCATCAACTATCGCCAGAAAACTTCGGGAGGCTTGTATGCGTGCGAGTTCGAGAAGGACGGGCAGGAACTGACTGTTCGCGTGGAAGGTTCCCTGGTGTTCAACGACTCCGATCTCGTCGTACAGGCTGCCATCGACGGTCGAGGCCTTGCGCCGGTCTTCGCTACCCAGGTCTCGGAGCATGTCGCCGCCGGGCGCCTGATCAGCGTTCTCGACGATTGGTGCCAGCCCTTCCCCGGATACTTCCTGTATTATCCGACCCGCAGGCAGACGCCGCCAGCGCTGGCTGCGCTCGTGGACGCATTGCGCTACCGCACATGA
- a CDS encoding (2Fe-2S)-binding protein → MQLVVNGREHTIDVDPATPILWALRDTLGMTGTKFGCGAALCGACTVHLDGEAVRSCSTPVSEAVGKKIATIEAITAGGDRIGAAVHAAWVKHDVAQCGYCQSGQIMSATAFIKSLPRGKQPTPEEIDTAMAGNICRCGTYARIRAAVADASRSLV, encoded by the coding sequence ATGCAGCTTGTTGTAAATGGCCGCGAACACACGATCGACGTCGATCCAGCCACCCCGATCCTCTGGGCGTTGCGCGACACGCTCGGCATGACCGGCACCAAGTTCGGCTGTGGCGCGGCGCTCTGCGGTGCTTGCACGGTGCATCTCGACGGCGAGGCGGTCCGCTCCTGCAGCACGCCTGTCTCTGAAGCCGTCGGCAAGAAGATCGCCACGATCGAGGCCATAACAGCCGGAGGCGATAGGATCGGCGCTGCCGTCCACGCGGCCTGGGTCAAGCATGACGTCGCCCAGTGCGGCTATTGCCAGAGCGGCCAGATCATGAGCGCGACAGCCTTCATCAAGTCGCTGCCGCGCGGCAAGCAGCCTACCCCCGAAGAGATCGACACCGCCATGGCGGGCAACATCTGCCGCTGCGGCACCTATGCCCGTATCCGCGCCGCGGTGGCGGACGCCTCGCGCAGCCTCGTTTGA
- a CDS encoding xanthine dehydrogenase family protein molybdopterin-binding subunit: protein MLHNIDPADLPRALQRLVAQAKGKPATLPRRSFLKLAGASGLALGAFPHVALGQAAGAAATALKPAQQPSAFVQIARNGEVTVTINRLEFGQGVNTGLPMILAEELDADWKLVRSKHGTNDMAYADPVFGIHLTGGSNTIKNSYTQYRELGARARAMLLNAAAAKWKVDVATLRTQAGTVLGPRGLKASYGELADAAMALPVPEKVTLKDPKDFRIIGRPTQRLDAQAKTSGKQDFGIDMRLAGQLTAVVARPPVFGGRLTSVDDSAARAVKGVKAVLRVPLDGGAEGIAVVADGYWQATQGRDALKLEWDSSKVEKVDSEKQLAQYRELASQPGPRKHDADMAPLATAPRQLEAEFVFPYLAHAAMEPLNCTVQLTDDRAVIWMGSQSAGLDAAAAATALGLKPEQVVVNVLMAGGGFGRRFSSTSDIAVEACVIAKAARAAGLDVPVRTVWSREDDMKGGYYRPMHLHRAKIGFDDQGKVLAWDHVIVGQSILTGTVFAAFQIKDGIDGTATEGMRDPYPLPMRLTVHHPKLNVPVLWWRSVGSTHTAFVMETLLDEIARATKQDPVAYRMALFGDKHPRHRAALQLAVDKSGYGKTKLATGRAWGVAVHESFETVVAYVVEASVKDGQPVLHKVTSGVHCNLAINPRSIEAQVQGAAVMGLSTCLPGSAITLKDGIVEQSNFGDFTVARITDMPEFAVHIVPSADPPTGMGEPGLPPLAPAFANAIAQLTGKPMRQMPFALA from the coding sequence ATGTTGCACAACATCGACCCCGCCGATCTGCCGCGCGCGCTTCAGCGCCTTGTTGCACAAGCCAAGGGCAAGCCCGCCACGCTGCCGCGCCGCAGCTTCCTCAAGCTCGCGGGCGCGAGCGGGCTGGCGCTCGGGGCGTTCCCGCATGTCGCGCTCGGCCAAGCGGCCGGCGCAGCCGCAACGGCGCTCAAGCCGGCGCAGCAGCCCTCGGCCTTCGTGCAGATCGCCCGCAACGGCGAGGTCACGGTGACCATCAACCGGTTGGAGTTCGGCCAGGGCGTGAACACCGGCCTGCCGATGATCCTGGCCGAGGAGCTCGACGCCGACTGGAAACTGGTCCGCAGCAAACACGGCACCAACGACATGGCCTATGCCGATCCGGTGTTCGGCATCCATCTCACCGGCGGCTCAAACACGATCAAGAACAGCTACACGCAGTACCGTGAGCTCGGCGCACGCGCTCGGGCGATGCTGCTGAACGCGGCCGCAGCGAAATGGAAGGTCGATGTCGCGACCCTGCGCACGCAGGCCGGCACGGTGCTTGGACCGCGCGGCCTCAAGGCAAGCTATGGCGAGCTGGCGGATGCCGCGATGGCGCTGCCCGTGCCGGAAAAGGTCACGCTGAAGGATCCCAAGGATTTCCGCATCATCGGTCGTCCGACGCAGCGGCTCGACGCGCAGGCCAAGACGAGCGGCAAGCAGGATTTCGGCATCGACATGCGACTGGCGGGTCAGTTGACCGCCGTGGTGGCCCGTCCGCCGGTGTTCGGCGGCCGGCTGACGTCGGTTGACGACAGCGCGGCGCGCGCCGTCAAAGGCGTCAAGGCCGTGCTGCGGGTGCCGCTCGACGGTGGTGCAGAGGGCATCGCGGTGGTGGCCGACGGCTACTGGCAGGCGACGCAGGGCCGCGATGCCCTGAAGCTGGAATGGGACAGCTCCAAGGTCGAGAAGGTCGATAGCGAAAAGCAGCTCGCGCAGTATCGCGAGTTGGCCAGCCAGCCTGGGCCGCGCAAGCACGACGCCGACATGGCCCCGCTCGCGACCGCACCTCGGCAACTCGAAGCCGAATTCGTCTTTCCCTATCTCGCTCATGCTGCGATGGAGCCGCTGAACTGCACCGTCCAACTGACGGATGATCGGGCCGTGATCTGGATGGGCAGCCAAAGCGCCGGGCTCGATGCAGCCGCGGCGGCGACCGCGCTTGGCCTCAAGCCTGAGCAAGTCGTGGTCAATGTGCTGATGGCGGGTGGTGGCTTTGGCCGACGCTTCTCCAGCACCAGCGACATCGCCGTCGAGGCCTGCGTGATCGCCAAGGCGGCCCGCGCTGCGGGGCTCGACGTGCCGGTACGGACGGTGTGGAGCCGCGAGGACGATATGAAGGGCGGTTACTACCGCCCCATGCATCTGCACCGTGCCAAGATCGGCTTCGACGATCAGGGCAAGGTGCTGGCTTGGGATCATGTCATCGTTGGCCAGTCCATCCTGACCGGGACTGTGTTCGCCGCTTTCCAGATCAAGGACGGCATTGACGGCACGGCAACGGAAGGCATGCGCGACCCGTACCCGCTGCCGATGCGCCTGACCGTGCACCATCCCAAGCTCAACGTGCCCGTGCTCTGGTGGCGCAGCGTCGGCTCGACCCACACCGCCTTCGTGATGGAGACGCTGCTCGACGAGATCGCCCGTGCGACGAAGCAGGATCCGGTCGCCTACCGGATGGCGCTCTTCGGCGACAAGCACCCGCGCCATCGCGCCGCGCTGCAGCTCGCGGTCGACAAGAGCGGCTATGGCAAGACGAAACTCGCGACCGGACGGGCCTGGGGCGTCGCGGTGCATGAATCGTTCGAGACCGTCGTCGCCTATGTGGTCGAAGCCTCGGTCAAGGACGGCCAACCCGTCCTGCACAAGGTCACGTCCGGCGTTCACTGCAATCTCGCCATCAACCCGCGCAGCATCGAGGCGCAGGTCCAGGGCGCGGCCGTGATGGGCTTGTCGACGTGCCTGCCTGGCTCGGCGATCACGCTCAAGGACGGCATCGTCGAGCAGAGCAATTTCGGCGACTTCACCGTGGCGCGGATTACCGACATGCCGGAGTTCGCCGTCCACATCGTGCCCAGCGCCGATCCGCCGACCGGCATGGGCGAGCCCGGTCTGCCGCCACTCGCTCCAGCCTTCGCCAATGCGATCGCACAGCTAACCGGCAAGCCGATGCGCCAGATGCCCTTCGCCCTCGCCTGA
- a CDS encoding aldo/keto reductase, which produces MKTRKLGNLDVSELGAGCMSLSANYGPAADKDRAIKVLRTAHERGVTFFDTAEVYGPYVNEELVGEALAPIRNQVKIATKFGFAIDGTIARDSRPERIKRVVEESLKRLRTDRIDLYYQHRIDPTVAIEDVAGAVKDLIKEGKVLHFGLSEASAKTIRRAHAIQPVAAVQTEYSLITRDVETDGVLKACEELGIGFVPWGPVGMGYLTGKIDARTTFDPKSDLRADFDRFKPEAVAANMPLVAFLKEFAVKKNATPAQLSLAWLLAQKPFIVPIPGTRNLDHLIENHGAVNMRLTAEDVSEIDAAVSRIKVQGGRMNAMQMTAVDQSV; this is translated from the coding sequence ATGAAAACCCGCAAGCTCGGCAACCTCGACGTTTCGGAACTCGGCGCCGGTTGTATGAGCCTTAGCGCCAACTATGGCCCCGCTGCCGACAAGGACCGGGCGATCAAGGTTCTCCGCACCGCCCATGAGCGCGGTGTTACCTTCTTCGATACAGCCGAGGTCTACGGGCCCTACGTCAACGAGGAGCTCGTCGGCGAGGCGCTGGCGCCCATCCGTAACCAGGTCAAGATCGCGACCAAATTCGGCTTCGCCATCGACGGCACGATCGCCCGCGACAGTCGCCCGGAACGCATCAAGCGCGTGGTCGAGGAATCTCTGAAGCGCCTGCGGACCGACCGCATCGACCTGTATTATCAGCACCGGATCGATCCCACTGTGGCGATCGAGGATGTCGCCGGCGCGGTCAAGGATCTGATCAAGGAAGGTAAGGTGCTGCATTTCGGGCTTTCCGAGGCGAGCGCGAAGACCATCCGCCGCGCCCACGCCATCCAACCGGTCGCAGCCGTTCAGACCGAATATTCCCTGATCACCCGCGACGTTGAAACCGACGGTGTGCTGAAGGCCTGCGAAGAACTCGGCATCGGGTTCGTGCCGTGGGGCCCCGTCGGCATGGGCTATCTCACAGGCAAGATCGATGCGCGGACGACGTTCGATCCGAAGTCCGACCTGCGGGCCGACTTCGATCGGTTCAAGCCGGAGGCGGTCGCGGCCAACATGCCCCTCGTCGCCTTCCTCAAGGAGTTCGCGGTAAAGAAGAATGCCACGCCTGCCCAGCTATCCCTAGCCTGGCTCCTGGCGCAGAAGCCCTTCATCGTCCCGATCCCTGGCACCCGCAACCTGGATCACCTCATCGAGAACCACGGCGCCGTCAACATGCGCCTGACCGCCGAGGACGTGAGCGAAATCGACGCGGCGGTCTCCAGGATCAAGGTGCAGGGCGGCCGCATGAACGCGATGCAGATGACCGCGGTCGACCAGTCAGTCTGA
- a CDS encoding cupin domain-containing protein yields MEISRAGSQPSAKGPSDWFSGIVRIDPLFAVLEPSKAAANAVTFEPGARTAWHTHPLGQMLIVTAGCGRVQREGGPVEEIRPGDVVRFAPGEKHWHGAAPTTAMTHIAIQESFEGKPVDWLEHVSDADYGSPLGT; encoded by the coding sequence ATGGAAATTTCCCGCGCAGGATCGCAACCGTCTGCCAAGGGCCCGTCCGACTGGTTCTCGGGCATCGTCCGTATCGATCCGCTTTTTGCAGTGTTGGAGCCGTCTAAAGCTGCAGCGAACGCTGTCACCTTCGAGCCTGGTGCGCGCACCGCATGGCACACGCATCCCCTCGGGCAAATGCTGATCGTGACTGCGGGGTGCGGCCGCGTGCAGCGCGAGGGCGGGCCGGTTGAGGAAATCCGCCCGGGAGATGTCGTGCGCTTTGCTCCCGGGGAGAAGCACTGGCACGGCGCGGCGCCGACGACCGCCATGACCCACATCGCGATCCAAGAGTCGTTTGAGGGCAAGCCTGTCGACTGGTTGGAACATGTCAGCGACGCTGATTACGGCTCGCCTCTGGGCACATAG
- a CDS encoding DUF72 domain-containing protein: MPTNQDMAPNQDMAPNSGKIHIGTGGWVFEPWRGAFYPDGLSQKRELEYAGSKLTSIEINGTYYGSQKPESFAKWRAETPDGFVFSLKGSRYITNRRILAEAAPSIEKFITGGVLELKEKLGPINWQFMPTKRFDPADFEAFLKLLPHQVDGQAIRHAVEVRHDSFRSPDFIALLREYKVAVVVAGDSDYTQIADVTAPFVYARIMGTKEAQPKGYSESDLDAWTKRARDWAGGGAPTDLQAVASVRPTAAPRDVFLYVISGDKVRNPAAAMALIERVDAKG; encoded by the coding sequence ATGCCTACCAATCAAGACATGGCTCCCAATCAAGACATGGCTCCCAATTCTGGCAAGATCCATATCGGCACGGGCGGCTGGGTGTTCGAGCCCTGGCGCGGCGCGTTCTATCCCGATGGCTTGTCGCAGAAGCGCGAGCTCGAATATGCCGGCAGCAAGCTGACCTCGATCGAGATCAACGGCACCTATTACGGCTCGCAGAAGCCTGAAAGCTTTGCCAAATGGCGTGCGGAGACGCCCGACGGCTTCGTCTTCTCGCTCAAGGGCTCGCGCTATATTACGAACCGGCGCATCCTCGCGGAAGCGGCGCCCTCGATCGAGAAATTCATCACCGGCGGCGTGCTCGAGCTGAAGGAGAAGCTCGGGCCGATCAACTGGCAGTTCATGCCGACGAAGCGTTTCGATCCAGCCGATTTCGAGGCTTTCCTGAAGCTTTTGCCGCATCAGGTCGATGGCCAGGCGATCCGGCATGCGGTCGAGGTCCGGCATGACAGCTTCCGCTCGCCCGATTTCATCGCCCTTCTCAGGGAATACAAGGTCGCCGTCGTGGTGGCGGGCGATTCCGATTACACCCAGATCGCGGATGTGACCGCGCCCTTCGTCTATGCCCGGATCATGGGTACGAAAGAGGCGCAGCCGAAGGGCTATTCCGAAAGCGATCTCGACGCCTGGACGAAACGGGCGCGCGACTGGGCCGGAGGCGGGGCGCCGACGGATCTGCAGGCGGTCGCCTCAGTGAGGCCGACTGCTGCGCCACGCGACGTCTTTCTCTATGTCATCAGCGGCGACAAGGTCCGCAATCCCGCCGCTGCCATGGCGCTGATCGAGCGCGTCGACGCGAAGGGCTGA
- a CDS encoding YbaK/EbsC family protein: MSLASVRAFFSEHAPDITIIETPQSSATVALAAAAHGVEPARIAKTLSLRIGERVVLVVARGDARLDNKKVKAALGGKPRMLEAEEVAAITGHPVGGVCPFGLATPLPVYCDLSLKAFDEVVPAAGSPQSALRINPERMAALTQAQWVDVCQDIV; encoded by the coding sequence ATGAGCCTCGCTTCCGTACGCGCCTTCTTTTCCGAACACGCCCCCGACATCACCATCATCGAGACGCCGCAGAGCAGTGCAACGGTCGCGCTCGCGGCGGCGGCGCATGGCGTCGAGCCTGCCCGTATCGCCAAGACCTTGTCGCTGCGCATCGGCGAGCGCGTCGTGCTCGTCGTCGCGCGCGGCGACGCCAGGCTCGACAACAAGAAGGTCAAGGCAGCGCTCGGCGGCAAGCCGCGCATGCTCGAGGCCGAGGAGGTCGCGGCGATCACCGGCCATCCCGTCGGCGGCGTCTGCCCCTTCGGCCTGGCAACGCCGCTGCCGGTCTATTGCGACCTCTCGCTCAAGGCCTTCGACGAGGTCGTGCCGGCGGCAGGCTCGCCCCAGAGCGCCCTGCGGATCAATCCGGAGCGGATGGCGGCCCTGACCCAGGCGCAATGGGTCGATGTCTGTCAGGACATCGTCTGA
- a CDS encoding low temperature requirement protein A, producing the protein MTQDHGGRTLLRERVAQQHNKVSFVELFFDLVFVFAITQISHTLLEHFSPLGLAQAMLLLGAVWWVWVYTSWVTNWLDPETTPVRLMLFALMFAGLILSTSLPEAFEGRGLIFACAYVAMQLGRSIFTMLSLRAHSPANFRNFQRITLWLSLSGLFWVTGGLAHSEMRFGLWALALAIEYAGPALGFRVPGLGRSTTRDWDVEGAHLAERCALFIIIALGESILVTGATAAKLAATPANMLAFANAFLSSIAMWWIYFHIGAERGSERIAHSDDPGAIARIAYTYIHLLLVAGIILVAVGDEFVLAHPGGHTEAKVTIAVIAGPGFYLLGNLLFKKVTAGWYPLSHLVGLGLLALLALFPGFLPPLAFSLTATAILVLVAAWEALSLRPKEA; encoded by the coding sequence ATGACACAGGACCATGGGGGACGGACGCTGCTGCGCGAACGCGTCGCGCAGCAGCACAACAAGGTCTCGTTCGTCGAGCTGTTCTTCGATCTCGTCTTCGTCTTCGCGATCACCCAGATCTCGCACACGCTGCTGGAGCATTTTTCACCGCTCGGCCTCGCCCAGGCGATGCTGCTGCTCGGCGCGGTCTGGTGGGTCTGGGTCTATACGAGCTGGGTGACCAACTGGCTCGACCCCGAGACGACGCCGGTGCGGTTGATGCTGTTCGCATTGATGTTCGCTGGCCTCATTCTCTCGACCTCCCTGCCGGAAGCCTTCGAGGGACGCGGCCTGATCTTCGCCTGCGCCTATGTGGCGATGCAGCTCGGGCGCAGCATCTTCACCATGCTGAGCCTGAGAGCCCATAGCCCGGCGAATTTCCGCAATTTTCAGCGCATCACGCTCTGGCTTAGCCTGTCCGGGCTGTTCTGGGTCACAGGCGGATTGGCGCATAGCGAGATGCGCTTCGGGCTCTGGGCGCTGGCCCTGGCCATCGAATATGCCGGCCCCGCGCTCGGCTTCCGCGTTCCCGGCCTCGGCCGTTCGACGACCCGCGACTGGGATGTCGAGGGGGCCCATCTGGCCGAGCGCTGCGCCCTGTTCATCATCATCGCGCTCGGGGAATCCATCCTGGTGACCGGCGCAACCGCAGCGAAGCTCGCCGCGACCCCGGCCAACATGCTGGCCTTCGCCAACGCCTTTCTGAGCTCGATCGCGATGTGGTGGATCTATTTCCATATCGGCGCCGAGCGCGGCAGCGAGCGGATCGCCCATTCCGACGACCCAGGCGCGATCGCCCGCATCGCCTACACCTATATCCATCTGCTGCTGGTCGCCGGCATCATCCTGGTCGCCGTCGGCGACGAGTTCGTGCTGGCCCATCCCGGCGGGCACACCGAGGCGAAGGTCACTATTGCCGTCATTGCCGGGCCCGGCTTCTATTTGCTCGGCAATCTGCTGTTCAAGAAGGTCACGGCCGGCTGGTATCCGCTCTCGCATCTGGTCGGGCTCGGCCTGCTCGCCTTGCTGGCGCTGTTCCCGGGTTTTCTGCCGCCGCTGGCCTTCAGCCTGACGGCGACCGCCATTCTCGTGCTCGTCGCGGCCTGGGAAGCACTGTCCCTGCGACCGAAGGAGGCCTGA
- the purH gene encoding bifunctional phosphoribosylaminoimidazolecarboxamide formyltransferase/IMP cyclohydrolase gives MPTELRRVERALLSVSDKSGLVDFARALNRLGIALVSTGGTAKAIAEAGLPVTDVSDLTGFPEMMDGRVKTLHPKVHGGLLAIRSHPEHQASMLGHGIAPIDLLVVNLYPFEATVAAGKPYDDCIENIDIGGPAMIRAAAKNHNDVAVVVEPADYAAVLSDLEAHKGATTLTLRRKLAQKAYACTGAYDAAISNWFANELGDTAPAYRALGGVLAETMRYGENPHQWAAFYRTPEHRPGVATARQLQGKQLSYNNINDTDAAFECVSEFDPAISAACAIIKHANPCGVATGATLGEAYARALACDPVSAFGGIIAFNRTLDGATAREIVKILTEVIIAPDADAEAIAVIAGKKNLRLLLTDGLSNPRATGLSLRTVSGGFLAQARDNAVVDDMELKVVTKRQPSEAELADLRFAFRVAKHVKSNAIVYVKDGATVGIGAGQMSRVDSSRIAAWKAGEAAKALGSTESLAKGSVVASDAFFPFADGLLAAAEAGATAVIQPGGSLRDDEVIKAADEAGLAMVFTGHRHFRH, from the coding sequence ATGCCGACAGAGCTTCGCCGCGTCGAACGCGCCCTCCTTTCCGTCTCCGACAAAAGCGGGCTGGTCGATTTCGCCCGCGCCCTGAACCGCCTCGGCATCGCCCTGGTCTCAACCGGCGGCACCGCCAAGGCGATCGCCGAAGCCGGCCTGCCCGTGACCGACGTCTCGGACCTGACCGGCTTTCCCGAGATGATGGACGGGCGCGTCAAGACGCTGCACCCCAAGGTACATGGCGGCCTGCTCGCCATTCGCTCCCATCCCGAGCACCAGGCCTCGATGCTCGGCCACGGCATTGCGCCGATCGACCTGCTCGTCGTCAATCTCTACCCCTTCGAGGCGACGGTCGCGGCCGGCAAGCCTTATGACGACTGCATCGAGAACATCGATATCGGCGGGCCGGCGATGATCCGCGCCGCCGCCAAGAACCACAACGACGTCGCTGTGGTGGTCGAGCCGGCCGATTACGCCGCCGTGCTGAGCGACCTCGAGGCGCATAAGGGCGCGACCACGCTGACGCTGCGCCGCAAGCTCGCTCAGAAGGCCTATGCCTGCACCGGCGCCTATGACGCGGCGATCTCGAACTGGTTCGCCAATGAGCTCGGCGACACGGCGCCGGCCTATCGCGCACTCGGCGGCGTGCTTGCCGAGACCATGCGCTATGGCGAGAACCCGCATCAATGGGCGGCGTTCTACCGCACCCCCGAACATCGTCCCGGCGTCGCGACCGCACGCCAGCTCCAGGGCAAGCAGCTCTCCTACAACAACATCAACGACACCGACGCCGCCTTCGAATGCGTCTCGGAATTCGACCCGGCGATCTCGGCCGCCTGCGCCATCATCAAGCACGCCAATCCTTGCGGCGTCGCGACCGGCGCCACGCTCGGTGAGGCCTATGCCCGCGCTCTGGCCTGCGACCCCGTCTCGGCCTTTGGCGGGATCATCGCCTTCAATCGCACGCTGGACGGGGCGACCGCCCGCGAGATCGTCAAGATCCTCACCGAAGTGATCATCGCGCCCGACGCCGATGCGGAGGCGATCGCGGTCATCGCCGGGAAGAAGAACCTACGCTTGCTGCTGACGGACGGCTTGTCGAACCCGCGGGCCACCGGCCTGTCCCTGCGCACCGTCTCGGGCGGCTTCCTCGCCCAGGCCCGCGACAACGCCGTCGTCGACGACATGGAACTCAAGGTCGTCACCAAGCGCCAGCCGAGCGAGGCCGAACTCGCCGATCTGCGCTTCGCCTTCCGCGTCGCCAAGCATGTCAAGTCGAACGCCATCGTCTACGTCAAGGATGGCGCGACCGTCGGCATCGGCGCCGGCCAGATGAGCCGGGTCGATTCCTCGCGCATCGCGGCGTGGAAAGCGGGCGAGGCCGCCAAGGCGCTGGGTTCGACCGAGAGCCTGGCCAAGGGCTCGGTCGTCGCCTCCGACGCCTTCTTCCCCTTCGCCGACGGCCTGCTGGCGGCAGCTGAGGCCGGCGCGACGGCGGTGATCCAGCCCGGCGGCTCGCTGCGCGATGACGAGGTCATCAAGGCCGCTGATGAGGCCGGCCTCGCCATGGTCTTCACCGGACACCGCCACTTCCGGCACTGA
- a CDS encoding heparinase II/III family protein yields MFAPHDLRTADPTTAGDIYSGYYAFAGRTLRTHGESPFDSAPPSDAWAEALHGFGWLRHMRSADTAIARANARALVEDFIARKRDRNEVSRRPHVAARRLISFLSHSPLLLEGADHAFYERFLRHISRLTDRLTLALAGAVDGVARLQCLTAVSFATICLDGQDARRRRYDLALSDELDHQILPDGGHLSRNPRQLIELLLDLLPLRETFAARGLEPPRGVLMAIERMMPHLRLFRHGDGALALFNGMGTTPPDLMATLAAYDDARARPIEQAAYSGYSRLSGDRSIVVVDAGAAPRGAQSIEAHAGCLAFEFSSAGQRIIVNCGTSRFGPPELRLAMRSTAAHSTLTLDERSSATFGLVLGERRIIAGPQDVRVARQDTAAGPEWVASHDGYRRSLGAVHTRRLMLAKDGASLTGEDEIALSAERDTLPAVVRFHLHPGVKPSLIREGEGALLALPSGEVWAFDAGGLRVTIEESIFLASADGGRRTEQLCIDFDAVATPQIIWRFSRVSAAPPRSARARSEPAPVELPLDPPAEA; encoded by the coding sequence TTGTTTGCGCCGCATGATCTGCGCACCGCCGACCCGACGACGGCAGGCGACATCTATTCCGGCTATTACGCCTTCGCCGGCCGCACCTTGCGCACCCATGGCGAATCGCCCTTCGACAGCGCCCCGCCGAGCGATGCCTGGGCCGAGGCGCTGCACGGCTTCGGCTGGCTGCGCCATATGCGCTCCGCCGACACCGCGATCGCACGCGCCAATGCGCGCGCCTTGGTCGAGGATTTCATTGCCAGGAAGCGCGACCGCAACGAGGTCTCGCGCCGCCCCCATGTCGCGGCGAGGCGATTGATCTCCTTCCTGTCGCATTCGCCGCTGCTGCTCGAAGGCGCCGACCACGCCTTCTATGAGCGCTTCCTGCGCCATATCTCGCGCCTGACCGACCGGCTGACTTTGGCGCTGGCCGGCGCGGTCGACGGGGTGGCCAGGCTGCAATGCCTGACCGCGGTCTCCTTCGCCACGATCTGCCTGGATGGGCAGGATGCGCGCCGCCGGCGCTATGATCTGGCGCTCTCCGACGAACTCGACCACCAGATCCTGCCCGATGGCGGCCATCTCAGCCGCAATCCCCGGCAATTGATCGAGCTTCTGCTCGATCTCCTGCCGCTGCGCGAGACCTTCGCGGCGCGCGGGCTGGAGCCGCCGCGCGGCGTGCTGATGGCGATCGAGCGGATGATGCCGCATCTGCGGCTATTCCGGCATGGTGACGGCGCACTTGCCTTGTTCAACGGCATGGGCACGACGCCGCCCGATCTGATGGCGACGCTTGCCGCCTATGACGACGCCCGCGCCCGGCCGATCGAGCAGGCGGCCTATTCCGGCTACAGCCGGCTGTCGGGAGACCGCAGCATCGTCGTGGTCGATGCCGGCGCGGCGCCACGCGGCGCGCAGTCGATCGAGGCGCATGCCGGCTGTCTCGCCTTCGAGTTCTCCAGCGCCGGTCAGCGCATCATCGTGAATTGCGGCACGAGCCGCTTCGGCCCGCCGGAATTGCGCCTCGCCATGCGCAGCACCGCGGCGCATTCGACTCTCACGCTCGATGAGCGCTCCAGCGCGACCTTCGGCTTGGTGCTCGGCGAACGGCGGATCATCGCCGGTCCGCAGGATGTGCGGGTCGCGCGCCAGGACACAGCAGCCGGCCCGGAATGGGTTGCAAGCCATGACGGTTATCGCCGCAGCCTGGGCGCCGTGCATACGCGCCGGTTGATGCTCGCCAAGGACGGCGCCTCACTCACCGGCGAGGACGAGATCGCTTTGTCCGCCGAGCGCGACACGCTGCCGGCCGTAGTGCGCTTCCATCTCCACCCCGGCGTCAAGCCGAGCCTGATCCGCGAGGGTGAGGGCGCGCTGCTGGCGCTGCCCTCCGGCGAGGTCTGGGCCTTCGATGCCGGCGGCCTGCGCGTGACGATCGAGGAGAGCATCTTCCTCGCCTCGGCCGATGGCGGGCGCCGCACCGAACAACTCTGCATCGATTTCGATGCCGTGGCGACGCCGCAGATCATCTGGCGCTTCAGCCGCGTCAGCGCCGCCCCGCCGCGCAGCGCGCGCGCCCGCAGCGAGCCGGCTCCGGTCGAATTGCCGCTCGACCCGCCGGCCGAGGCCTGA